The following are from one region of the Vidua chalybeata isolate OUT-0048 chromosome 12, bVidCha1 merged haplotype, whole genome shotgun sequence genome:
- the LOC128794200 gene encoding acylamino-acid-releasing enzyme-like isoform X3, whose product MATGTEKGVEHVPFLIQAVHGPAACYRELSRFPAVTRAALRAAAGGQTFLLYTECSRPDLARRRLLRFGRHYSLRRTAGREGLAVSRTALSAEIHSQLLSQDSPTGQRRAVLKRCPRQGHELLEVWDSGGCSHSVDLTALGKHEDVYTEGPFACLAWSHSETRLLYVAEKSRPKRQPPCPWDVPGAAWPAAEDEDEEGKQFVYHEDWGEALSTRSMPVLCVLDLEGLSLSVLQGVPEDLCPGQALWSPDDRGVVFVGWWHKPFRLGLNACSNRRSGIFHLDLASGCCGERWGPGGCPGHPWDADPLLFTELLSAENGSVCSPRLSPDGQHLLYLEGVVGGPHRQCLRLRMLTWQTRQTVTVLDVVQEPTEAFTGLYAEVLPPRCWAADSRRAVLGTPQRSRTDLLLVDTETCTVTNLTAGSSEGCWELLTLQWDLLVATCSAPHHPPCLVVAVLPPAGQELPLGWVPVEDTPTVPGVTWKTLTVQPPCSGQGPTAQDTQAFEALLLSPSDGTPPHPLVVCPHGECGDSGDTLAVLVAPQVIPMLAPGGPHAVFDARWRPSMAALCQLGFAVLLVNYRGSLGFGQASISSLLSRVGEQDVADTQVRGTGLRVLGGCCWEDAAVWVPMVGAPWVQLAVEQALHREPLDPHRLALLAGSHGAFIALHLLTREPERYQACALRSPVCNLPALLGTSDIPDWRYTSLGLPYSFERVPCADEVATMLLRSPIAQAAQVHTPVLLCVGARDRRVSPTQALELYRVLRARGVPARLLWYPEGGHALAGVETEADVFKNCAHWLLQHLGQPRRDGTGQHSP is encoded by the exons ATGGCCACGGGGACCGAGAAGGGTGTGGAG CATGTCCCTTTCCTCATCCAGGCGGTCCACGGCCCCGCTGCCTGCTACCGGGAGCTGAGCCGGTTTCCTGCTGTCACCCGTGCCGCCCTCAGGGCCGCGGCTGGGGGCCAGACCTTCCTGCTCTACACCG AGTGCAGCCGGCCCGACCTTGCCCGCAGGCGGCTCCTGCGCTTCGGCCGCCACTACAGCCTGCGGCGCACAGCCGGCCGCGAGGGCCTCGCCGTCAGCCGGACCGCGCTCAGCGCCGAGATCCACAGCCA GCTCCTCAGCCAGGACTCGCCCACGGGGCAGCGCCGCGCCGTGCTCAAACGCTGCCCGCGGCAGGGCCACGAGCTGCTGGAG GTGTGGGACAGCGGGGGATGCAGCCACAGCGTGGATCTCACGGCGCTGGGGAAGCATGAGGACGTCTACACGGAGG GGCCTTTTGCCTGCCTGGCCTGGTCACACTCGGAGACACGGCTCCTCTATGTGGCTGAGAAGAGCCGGCCCAAACGACAGCCCCCCTGCCCCTGGgatgtgccaggagcagcctggccagcagcagaggatgaggatgaggag GGCAAGCAGTTTGTGTACCACGAGGACTGGGGGGAGGCCCTGAGCACACGCAGCATGCCAGTCCTCTGCGTCCTGGACCTGGAGGGCCTCAGCctgtcagtgctgcagggagTCCCGGAGGACCTCTGCCCTGGCCAG GCCCTGTGGTCCCCGGATGACCGTGGTGTGGTGTTCGTGGGCTGGTGGCACAAGCCTTTCCGCCTGGGGCTGAACGCCTGCTCCAATAGGAG GTCAGGGATTTTCCACTTGGACCTGGCCAGCGGGTGCTGCGGTGAGCGCTGGGGCCCTGGGGGGtgccctgggcatccctgggatgCTGACCCCTTGTTGttcacagagctgctgtcagcagagaATGGTTCTGTCTGCTCCCCCCGGCTGAGCCCTGATGGCCAGCACCTGCTCTACCTGGAGGGGGTTGTGGGGGGGCCCCACCGGCAGTGTCTGCGCCTGCGCATG CTCACCTGGCAGACAAGGCAGACGGTGACAGTGCTCGACGTGGTTCAGGAGCCCACGGAGG CCTTCACCGGGCTCTATGCAGAGGTGCTGCCACCGCGGTGCTGGGCAGCTGACAGCCGGCGAGCCGTGCTGGGCACCCCTCAGCGGAGCCGCACG GACCTGCTGCTCGTGGATACGGAGACGTGCACCGTCACCAACCTCACAGCAG GGTCATCTGAagggtgctgggagctgctcacTCTCCAGTGGGACTTGCTGGTGGCCACCTGCTCAgccccccaccaccccccctGCCTG GTGGTGGCCGTGCTGCCACCAGCAGGCCAGGAGTTGCCCCTCGGCTGGGTGCCAGTGGAGGACACCCCAACGGTGCCTGGTGTCACCTGGAAGACCCTGACGGTGCAGCCACCCTGCAGTGGGCAGGGCCCCACTGCACAGG ATACCCAGGCTTTTGAGGCCCTGCTGCTGAGCCCCTCAGATGGCACACCACCACACCCCCTCGTTGTGTGCCCCCATGGTGAGtgcggggacagtggggacaccctggcagtgctggtggcaccCCAGGTGATTCCCATGCTGGCCCCAGGTGGCCCCCATGCTGTCTTCGATGCCCGCTGGCGTCCGAGCATGGCTGCACTGTGCCAGCTGGGCTTCGCTGTGCTCCTGG TGAACTATCGTGGCTCCCTGGGCTTCGGCCAGGCCAGCATCAGCTCCCTGCTTTCCCGTGTGGGTGAGCAGGATGTGGCAGACACCCAGGTGAGGGGTACTGggctgagggtgctggggggatgctgctgggaggaTGCTGCTGTTTGGGTACCAATGGTAGGTGCCCCATGGGTGCAGCTGGCAGTGGAGCAGGCACTGCACAGAGAGCCCCTGGACCCACACcgcctggccctgctggctggCTCCCACGGAGCCTTCATTGCCCTCCACCTCCTCACCCGTGAGCCCGAGCGTTACCAAGCCTGTGCCCTGCGCAGCCCCGTCTGCAACCTGCCCGCACTGCTGGGCACCTCTGACATCCCTGACTG GCGCTACACCTCCCTAGGGCTGCCCTACTCCTTTGAGCGGGTGCCATGTGCTGACGAGGTGGCCACCATGCTACTGCGCTCGCCCATCGCCCAGGCAGCCCAG gtgcACACACCGGTGTTGCTGTGCGTGGGCGCCCGGGACCGGCGCGTCAGCCCCACGCAGGCGCTGGAGCTGTACCGGGTGCTGCGGGCCAGGGGTGTGCCAGCACG GCTGCTGTGGTACCCAGAGGGTGGCCACGCACTGGCTGGTGTGGAGACAGAGGCCGATGTCTTCAAGAACTGTGCGCACTggctcctccagcacctggggCAGCCCAGGCGGGATGGGAcaggccagcacagcccctaG
- the LOC128794200 gene encoding acylamino-acid-releasing enzyme-like isoform X2 — translation MATGTEKGVEAVHGPAACYRELSRFPAVTRAALRAAAGGQTFLLYTECSRPDLARRRLLRFGRHYSLRRTAGREGLAVSRTALSAEIHSQLLSQDSPTGQRRAVLKRCPRQGHELLEVWDSGGCSHSVDLTALGKHEDVYTEGPFACLAWSHSETRLLYVAEKSRPKRQPPCPWDVPGAAWPAAEDEDEEGKQFVYHEDWGEALSTRSMPVLCVLDLEGLSLSVLQGVPEDLCPGQALWSPDDRGVVFVGWWHKPFRLGLNACSNRRSGIFHLDLASGCCGERWGPGGCPGHPWDADPLLFTELLSAENGSVCSPRLSPDGQHLLYLEGVVGGPHRQCLRLRMLTWQTRQTVTVLDVVQEPTEAFTGLYAEVLPPRCWAADSRRAVLGTPQRSRTDLLLVDTETCTVTNLTAGSSEGCWELLTLQWDLLVATCSAPHHPPCLVVAVLPPAGQELPLGWVPVEDTPTVPGVTWKTLTVQPPCSGQGPTAQDTQAFEALLLSPSDGTPPHPLVVCPHGECGDSGDTLAVLVAPQVIPMLAPGGPHAVFDARWRPSMAALCQLGFAVLLVNYRGSLGFGQASISSLLSRVGEQDVADTQVRGTGLRVLGGCCWEDAAVWVPMVGAPWVQLAVEQALHREPLDPHRLALLAGSHGAFIALHLLTREPERYQACALRSPVCNLPALLGTSDIPDWRYTSLGLPYSFERVPCADEVATMLLRSPIAQAAQAAVVPRGWPRTGWCGDRGRCLQELCALAPPAPGAAQAGWDRPAQPLVPTVVLGYASPRVTAGPGDHTRTRGRWSQCSQGHGCGLGFDVK, via the exons ATGGCCACGGGGACCGAGAAGGGTGTGGAG GCGGTCCACGGCCCCGCTGCCTGCTACCGGGAGCTGAGCCGGTTTCCTGCTGTCACCCGTGCCGCCCTCAGGGCCGCGGCTGGGGGCCAGACCTTCCTGCTCTACACCG AGTGCAGCCGGCCCGACCTTGCCCGCAGGCGGCTCCTGCGCTTCGGCCGCCACTACAGCCTGCGGCGCACAGCCGGCCGCGAGGGCCTCGCCGTCAGCCGGACCGCGCTCAGCGCCGAGATCCACAGCCA GCTCCTCAGCCAGGACTCGCCCACGGGGCAGCGCCGCGCCGTGCTCAAACGCTGCCCGCGGCAGGGCCACGAGCTGCTGGAG GTGTGGGACAGCGGGGGATGCAGCCACAGCGTGGATCTCACGGCGCTGGGGAAGCATGAGGACGTCTACACGGAGG GGCCTTTTGCCTGCCTGGCCTGGTCACACTCGGAGACACGGCTCCTCTATGTGGCTGAGAAGAGCCGGCCCAAACGACAGCCCCCCTGCCCCTGGgatgtgccaggagcagcctggccagcagcagaggatgaggatgaggag GGCAAGCAGTTTGTGTACCACGAGGACTGGGGGGAGGCCCTGAGCACACGCAGCATGCCAGTCCTCTGCGTCCTGGACCTGGAGGGCCTCAGCctgtcagtgctgcagggagTCCCGGAGGACCTCTGCCCTGGCCAG GCCCTGTGGTCCCCGGATGACCGTGGTGTGGTGTTCGTGGGCTGGTGGCACAAGCCTTTCCGCCTGGGGCTGAACGCCTGCTCCAATAGGAG GTCAGGGATTTTCCACTTGGACCTGGCCAGCGGGTGCTGCGGTGAGCGCTGGGGCCCTGGGGGGtgccctgggcatccctgggatgCTGACCCCTTGTTGttcacagagctgctgtcagcagagaATGGTTCTGTCTGCTCCCCCCGGCTGAGCCCTGATGGCCAGCACCTGCTCTACCTGGAGGGGGTTGTGGGGGGGCCCCACCGGCAGTGTCTGCGCCTGCGCATG CTCACCTGGCAGACAAGGCAGACGGTGACAGTGCTCGACGTGGTTCAGGAGCCCACGGAGG CCTTCACCGGGCTCTATGCAGAGGTGCTGCCACCGCGGTGCTGGGCAGCTGACAGCCGGCGAGCCGTGCTGGGCACCCCTCAGCGGAGCCGCACG GACCTGCTGCTCGTGGATACGGAGACGTGCACCGTCACCAACCTCACAGCAG GGTCATCTGAagggtgctgggagctgctcacTCTCCAGTGGGACTTGCTGGTGGCCACCTGCTCAgccccccaccaccccccctGCCTG GTGGTGGCCGTGCTGCCACCAGCAGGCCAGGAGTTGCCCCTCGGCTGGGTGCCAGTGGAGGACACCCCAACGGTGCCTGGTGTCACCTGGAAGACCCTGACGGTGCAGCCACCCTGCAGTGGGCAGGGCCCCACTGCACAGG ATACCCAGGCTTTTGAGGCCCTGCTGCTGAGCCCCTCAGATGGCACACCACCACACCCCCTCGTTGTGTGCCCCCATGGTGAGtgcggggacagtggggacaccctggcagtgctggtggcaccCCAGGTGATTCCCATGCTGGCCCCAGGTGGCCCCCATGCTGTCTTCGATGCCCGCTGGCGTCCGAGCATGGCTGCACTGTGCCAGCTGGGCTTCGCTGTGCTCCTGG TGAACTATCGTGGCTCCCTGGGCTTCGGCCAGGCCAGCATCAGCTCCCTGCTTTCCCGTGTGGGTGAGCAGGATGTGGCAGACACCCAGGTGAGGGGTACTGggctgagggtgctggggggatgctgctgggaggaTGCTGCTGTTTGGGTACCAATGGTAGGTGCCCCATGGGTGCAGCTGGCAGTGGAGCAGGCACTGCACAGAGAGCCCCTGGACCCACACcgcctggccctgctggctggCTCCCACGGAGCCTTCATTGCCCTCCACCTCCTCACCCGTGAGCCCGAGCGTTACCAAGCCTGTGCCCTGCGCAGCCCCGTCTGCAACCTGCCCGCACTGCTGGGCACCTCTGACATCCCTGACTG GCGCTACACCTCCCTAGGGCTGCCCTACTCCTTTGAGCGGGTGCCATGTGCTGACGAGGTGGCCACCATGCTACTGCGCTCGCCCATCGCCCAGGCAGCCCAG GCTGCTGTGGTACCCAGAGGGTGGCCACGCACTGGCTGGTGTGGAGACAGAGGCCGATGTCTTCAAGAACTGTGCGCACTggctcctccagcacctggggCAGCCCAGGCGGGATGGGAcaggccagcacagcccctaGTGCCCACAGTGGTCCTGGGCTATGCCAGCCCCAGGGTGactgctggccctggggaccACACCAGGACCAGAGGCAGATGGAGTCAGTGTAGCCAGGGACATGGATGTGGGTTGGGCTTTGATGTTAAATAA
- the LOC128794200 gene encoding acylamino-acid-releasing enzyme-like isoform X1, whose translation MATGTEKGVEHVPFLIQAVHGPAACYRELSRFPAVTRAALRAAAGGQTFLLYTECSRPDLARRRLLRFGRHYSLRRTAGREGLAVSRTALSAEIHSQLLSQDSPTGQRRAVLKRCPRQGHELLEVWDSGGCSHSVDLTALGKHEDVYTEGPFACLAWSHSETRLLYVAEKSRPKRQPPCPWDVPGAAWPAAEDEDEEGKQFVYHEDWGEALSTRSMPVLCVLDLEGLSLSVLQGVPEDLCPGQALWSPDDRGVVFVGWWHKPFRLGLNACSNRRSGIFHLDLASGCCGERWGPGGCPGHPWDADPLLFTELLSAENGSVCSPRLSPDGQHLLYLEGVVGGPHRQCLRLRMLTWQTRQTVTVLDVVQEPTEAFTGLYAEVLPPRCWAADSRRAVLGTPQRSRTDLLLVDTETCTVTNLTAGSSEGCWELLTLQWDLLVATCSAPHHPPCLVVAVLPPAGQELPLGWVPVEDTPTVPGVTWKTLTVQPPCSGQGPTAQDTQAFEALLLSPSDGTPPHPLVVCPHGECGDSGDTLAVLVAPQVIPMLAPGGPHAVFDARWRPSMAALCQLGFAVLLVNYRGSLGFGQASISSLLSRVGEQDVADTQVRGTGLRVLGGCCWEDAAVWVPMVGAPWVQLAVEQALHREPLDPHRLALLAGSHGAFIALHLLTREPERYQACALRSPVCNLPALLGTSDIPDWRYTSLGLPYSFERVPCADEVATMLLRSPIAQAAQAAVVPRGWPRTGWCGDRGRCLQELCALAPPAPGAAQAGWDRPAQPLVPTVVLGYASPRVTAGPGDHTRTRGRWSQCSQGHGCGLGFDVK comes from the exons ATGGCCACGGGGACCGAGAAGGGTGTGGAG CATGTCCCTTTCCTCATCCAGGCGGTCCACGGCCCCGCTGCCTGCTACCGGGAGCTGAGCCGGTTTCCTGCTGTCACCCGTGCCGCCCTCAGGGCCGCGGCTGGGGGCCAGACCTTCCTGCTCTACACCG AGTGCAGCCGGCCCGACCTTGCCCGCAGGCGGCTCCTGCGCTTCGGCCGCCACTACAGCCTGCGGCGCACAGCCGGCCGCGAGGGCCTCGCCGTCAGCCGGACCGCGCTCAGCGCCGAGATCCACAGCCA GCTCCTCAGCCAGGACTCGCCCACGGGGCAGCGCCGCGCCGTGCTCAAACGCTGCCCGCGGCAGGGCCACGAGCTGCTGGAG GTGTGGGACAGCGGGGGATGCAGCCACAGCGTGGATCTCACGGCGCTGGGGAAGCATGAGGACGTCTACACGGAGG GGCCTTTTGCCTGCCTGGCCTGGTCACACTCGGAGACACGGCTCCTCTATGTGGCTGAGAAGAGCCGGCCCAAACGACAGCCCCCCTGCCCCTGGgatgtgccaggagcagcctggccagcagcagaggatgaggatgaggag GGCAAGCAGTTTGTGTACCACGAGGACTGGGGGGAGGCCCTGAGCACACGCAGCATGCCAGTCCTCTGCGTCCTGGACCTGGAGGGCCTCAGCctgtcagtgctgcagggagTCCCGGAGGACCTCTGCCCTGGCCAG GCCCTGTGGTCCCCGGATGACCGTGGTGTGGTGTTCGTGGGCTGGTGGCACAAGCCTTTCCGCCTGGGGCTGAACGCCTGCTCCAATAGGAG GTCAGGGATTTTCCACTTGGACCTGGCCAGCGGGTGCTGCGGTGAGCGCTGGGGCCCTGGGGGGtgccctgggcatccctgggatgCTGACCCCTTGTTGttcacagagctgctgtcagcagagaATGGTTCTGTCTGCTCCCCCCGGCTGAGCCCTGATGGCCAGCACCTGCTCTACCTGGAGGGGGTTGTGGGGGGGCCCCACCGGCAGTGTCTGCGCCTGCGCATG CTCACCTGGCAGACAAGGCAGACGGTGACAGTGCTCGACGTGGTTCAGGAGCCCACGGAGG CCTTCACCGGGCTCTATGCAGAGGTGCTGCCACCGCGGTGCTGGGCAGCTGACAGCCGGCGAGCCGTGCTGGGCACCCCTCAGCGGAGCCGCACG GACCTGCTGCTCGTGGATACGGAGACGTGCACCGTCACCAACCTCACAGCAG GGTCATCTGAagggtgctgggagctgctcacTCTCCAGTGGGACTTGCTGGTGGCCACCTGCTCAgccccccaccaccccccctGCCTG GTGGTGGCCGTGCTGCCACCAGCAGGCCAGGAGTTGCCCCTCGGCTGGGTGCCAGTGGAGGACACCCCAACGGTGCCTGGTGTCACCTGGAAGACCCTGACGGTGCAGCCACCCTGCAGTGGGCAGGGCCCCACTGCACAGG ATACCCAGGCTTTTGAGGCCCTGCTGCTGAGCCCCTCAGATGGCACACCACCACACCCCCTCGTTGTGTGCCCCCATGGTGAGtgcggggacagtggggacaccctggcagtgctggtggcaccCCAGGTGATTCCCATGCTGGCCCCAGGTGGCCCCCATGCTGTCTTCGATGCCCGCTGGCGTCCGAGCATGGCTGCACTGTGCCAGCTGGGCTTCGCTGTGCTCCTGG TGAACTATCGTGGCTCCCTGGGCTTCGGCCAGGCCAGCATCAGCTCCCTGCTTTCCCGTGTGGGTGAGCAGGATGTGGCAGACACCCAGGTGAGGGGTACTGggctgagggtgctggggggatgctgctgggaggaTGCTGCTGTTTGGGTACCAATGGTAGGTGCCCCATGGGTGCAGCTGGCAGTGGAGCAGGCACTGCACAGAGAGCCCCTGGACCCACACcgcctggccctgctggctggCTCCCACGGAGCCTTCATTGCCCTCCACCTCCTCACCCGTGAGCCCGAGCGTTACCAAGCCTGTGCCCTGCGCAGCCCCGTCTGCAACCTGCCCGCACTGCTGGGCACCTCTGACATCCCTGACTG GCGCTACACCTCCCTAGGGCTGCCCTACTCCTTTGAGCGGGTGCCATGTGCTGACGAGGTGGCCACCATGCTACTGCGCTCGCCCATCGCCCAGGCAGCCCAG GCTGCTGTGGTACCCAGAGGGTGGCCACGCACTGGCTGGTGTGGAGACAGAGGCCGATGTCTTCAAGAACTGTGCGCACTggctcctccagcacctggggCAGCCCAGGCGGGATGGGAcaggccagcacagcccctaGTGCCCACAGTGGTCCTGGGCTATGCCAGCCCCAGGGTGactgctggccctggggaccACACCAGGACCAGAGGCAGATGGAGTCAGTGTAGCCAGGGACATGGATGTGGGTTGGGCTTTGATGTTAAATAA
- the LOC128794200 gene encoding acylamino-acid-releasing enzyme-like isoform X4 gives MATGTEKGVEHVPFLIQAVHGPAACYRELSRFPAVTRAALRAAAGGQTFLLYTECSRPDLARRRLLRFGRHYSLRRTAGREGLAVSRTALSAEIHSQLLSQDSPTGQRRAVLKRCPRQGHELLEVWDSGGCSHSVDLTALGKHEDVYTEGPFACLAWSHSETRLLYVAEKSRPKRQPPCPWDVPGAAWPAAEDEDEEGKQFVYHEDWGEALSTRSMPVLCVLDLEGLSLSVLQGVPEDLCPGQALWSPDDRGVVFVGWWHKPFRLGLNACSNRRSGIFHLDLASGCCGERWGPGGCPGHPWDADPLLFTELLSAENGSVCSPRLSPDGQHLLYLEGVVGGPHRQCLRLRMLTWQTRQTVTVLDVVQEPTEAFTGLYAEVLPPRCWAADSRRAVLGTPQRSRTDLLLVDTETCTVTNLTAGSSEGCWELLTLQWDLLVATCSAPHHPPCLVVAVLPPAGQELPLGWVPVEDTPTVPGVTWKTLTVQPPCSGQGPTAQDTQAFEALLLSPSDGTPPHPLVVCPHGECGDSGDTLAVLVAPQVIPMLAPGGPHAVFDARWRPSMAALCQLGFAVLLVNYRGSLGFGQASISSLLSRVGEQDVADTQLAVEQALHREPLDPHRLALLAGSHGAFIALHLLTREPERYQACALRSPVCNLPALLGTSDIPDWRYTSLGLPYSFERVPCADEVATMLLRSPIAQAAQAAVVPRGWPRTGWCGDRGRCLQELCALAPPAPGAAQAGWDRPAQPLVPTVVLGYASPRVTAGPGDHTRTRGRWSQCSQGHGCGLGFDVK, from the exons ATGGCCACGGGGACCGAGAAGGGTGTGGAG CATGTCCCTTTCCTCATCCAGGCGGTCCACGGCCCCGCTGCCTGCTACCGGGAGCTGAGCCGGTTTCCTGCTGTCACCCGTGCCGCCCTCAGGGCCGCGGCTGGGGGCCAGACCTTCCTGCTCTACACCG AGTGCAGCCGGCCCGACCTTGCCCGCAGGCGGCTCCTGCGCTTCGGCCGCCACTACAGCCTGCGGCGCACAGCCGGCCGCGAGGGCCTCGCCGTCAGCCGGACCGCGCTCAGCGCCGAGATCCACAGCCA GCTCCTCAGCCAGGACTCGCCCACGGGGCAGCGCCGCGCCGTGCTCAAACGCTGCCCGCGGCAGGGCCACGAGCTGCTGGAG GTGTGGGACAGCGGGGGATGCAGCCACAGCGTGGATCTCACGGCGCTGGGGAAGCATGAGGACGTCTACACGGAGG GGCCTTTTGCCTGCCTGGCCTGGTCACACTCGGAGACACGGCTCCTCTATGTGGCTGAGAAGAGCCGGCCCAAACGACAGCCCCCCTGCCCCTGGgatgtgccaggagcagcctggccagcagcagaggatgaggatgaggag GGCAAGCAGTTTGTGTACCACGAGGACTGGGGGGAGGCCCTGAGCACACGCAGCATGCCAGTCCTCTGCGTCCTGGACCTGGAGGGCCTCAGCctgtcagtgctgcagggagTCCCGGAGGACCTCTGCCCTGGCCAG GCCCTGTGGTCCCCGGATGACCGTGGTGTGGTGTTCGTGGGCTGGTGGCACAAGCCTTTCCGCCTGGGGCTGAACGCCTGCTCCAATAGGAG GTCAGGGATTTTCCACTTGGACCTGGCCAGCGGGTGCTGCGGTGAGCGCTGGGGCCCTGGGGGGtgccctgggcatccctgggatgCTGACCCCTTGTTGttcacagagctgctgtcagcagagaATGGTTCTGTCTGCTCCCCCCGGCTGAGCCCTGATGGCCAGCACCTGCTCTACCTGGAGGGGGTTGTGGGGGGGCCCCACCGGCAGTGTCTGCGCCTGCGCATG CTCACCTGGCAGACAAGGCAGACGGTGACAGTGCTCGACGTGGTTCAGGAGCCCACGGAGG CCTTCACCGGGCTCTATGCAGAGGTGCTGCCACCGCGGTGCTGGGCAGCTGACAGCCGGCGAGCCGTGCTGGGCACCCCTCAGCGGAGCCGCACG GACCTGCTGCTCGTGGATACGGAGACGTGCACCGTCACCAACCTCACAGCAG GGTCATCTGAagggtgctgggagctgctcacTCTCCAGTGGGACTTGCTGGTGGCCACCTGCTCAgccccccaccaccccccctGCCTG GTGGTGGCCGTGCTGCCACCAGCAGGCCAGGAGTTGCCCCTCGGCTGGGTGCCAGTGGAGGACACCCCAACGGTGCCTGGTGTCACCTGGAAGACCCTGACGGTGCAGCCACCCTGCAGTGGGCAGGGCCCCACTGCACAGG ATACCCAGGCTTTTGAGGCCCTGCTGCTGAGCCCCTCAGATGGCACACCACCACACCCCCTCGTTGTGTGCCCCCATGGTGAGtgcggggacagtggggacaccctggcagtgctggtggcaccCCAGGTGATTCCCATGCTGGCCCCAGGTGGCCCCCATGCTGTCTTCGATGCCCGCTGGCGTCCGAGCATGGCTGCACTGTGCCAGCTGGGCTTCGCTGTGCTCCTGG TGAACTATCGTGGCTCCCTGGGCTTCGGCCAGGCCAGCATCAGCTCCCTGCTTTCCCGTGTGGGTGAGCAGGATGTGGCAGACACCCAG CTGGCAGTGGAGCAGGCACTGCACAGAGAGCCCCTGGACCCACACcgcctggccctgctggctggCTCCCACGGAGCCTTCATTGCCCTCCACCTCCTCACCCGTGAGCCCGAGCGTTACCAAGCCTGTGCCCTGCGCAGCCCCGTCTGCAACCTGCCCGCACTGCTGGGCACCTCTGACATCCCTGACTG GCGCTACACCTCCCTAGGGCTGCCCTACTCCTTTGAGCGGGTGCCATGTGCTGACGAGGTGGCCACCATGCTACTGCGCTCGCCCATCGCCCAGGCAGCCCAG GCTGCTGTGGTACCCAGAGGGTGGCCACGCACTGGCTGGTGTGGAGACAGAGGCCGATGTCTTCAAGAACTGTGCGCACTggctcctccagcacctggggCAGCCCAGGCGGGATGGGAcaggccagcacagcccctaGTGCCCACAGTGGTCCTGGGCTATGCCAGCCCCAGGGTGactgctggccctggggaccACACCAGGACCAGAGGCAGATGGAGTCAGTGTAGCCAGGGACATGGATGTGGGTTGGGCTTTGATGTTAAATAA